The following proteins are encoded in a genomic region of Arachis stenosperma cultivar V10309 chromosome 4, arast.V10309.gnm1.PFL2, whole genome shotgun sequence:
- the LOC130976270 gene encoding wax ester synthase/diacylglycerol acyltransferase 4-like → MEYHEIIEEGVEPVSPVGQYFNSSALCIYIIGVIEFEVPIHGLLMQAMSLLKHVFLPINPRFSSIMVQDKKGEKRWKKVDVNLKEHVRTPIFPKTLESNDKWFEDYLSRISMEELPQSKPLWEVHIVNSPTSDANGSVIFKLHHALGDGYSLMGALLSCLQRADDPSLPLSFPTLKPSKQESKSTKGICSSFSWLVSSAFYTVADFGWSMLKSSIINDEKTPIRSGNVGVEFQPISISTMAFSINQVSDIKSRLGVTINDVVTGIVFYGTRLYMEQMNSKSKTAESTALVLLNTRNIEGYQSINDMLNTKAKGPWGNKISFLHVPIPKLKQSRTSNPLEFIWEAHNIIKRKKQSLAVPLTGTLLEMEGKFRGQEAVAKHIYGTLSNSSAVISNLVGPLQQMALANHPVKGLYFTLAGGPESLVISIMSYMGVLRVTFKTEKDFIDEQKLKSCMQSAFQKILKAAKEIPDKTRY, encoded by the exons atggAATATCATGAAATAATAGAGGAGGGAGTAGAACCAGTTAGTCCTGTGGGACAATATTTCAACAGCTCTGCACTATGCATATACATTATTGGAGTTATAGAATTTGAAGTTCCAATTCATGGTTTGCTAATGCAGGCTATGTCTCTTCTCAAACATGTTTTTCTTCCCATCAATCCACGCTTCTCCTCCATCATG GTGCAAGAcaaaaaaggagagaaaagatGGAAGAAAGTTGATGTAAACTTGAAAGAACATGTGAGAACCCCAATATTCCCAAAAACACTAGAATCAAATGACAAGTGGTTTGAAGATTACTTATCAAGAATATCAATGGAGGAATTACCACAAAGCAAGCCCTTATGGGAAGTTCACATAGTGAATAGCCCGACAAGTGATGCAAATGGGagtgtgatattcaagcttcacCATGCACTTGGAGATGGCTACTCTCTAATGGGTGCACTTCTCTCATGTCTTCAAAGAGCTGATGACCCTTCTCTTCCTTTGTCTTTTCCAACTCTCAAGCCTTCAAAGCAAGAATCTAAGTCCACCAAGGGAATTTGTTCAAGCTTTTCTTGGTTGGTGTCTTCGGCATTTTACACCGTGGCAGATTTTGGATGGAGCATGTTGAAGAGTAGCATCATTAATGATGAAAAGACACCAATTAGATCTGGGAATGTTGGTGTTGAGTTTCAACCGATTTCTATATCAACCATGGCTTTCTCTATCAATCAAGTCTCGGATATCAAGTCTAGGCTTGGAGTG ACAATAAACGATGTAGTAACTGGAATAGTGTTCTATGGGACAAGATTGTATATGGAACAAATGAACTCCAAATCAAAGACAGCAGAATCCACTGCATTGGTGTTACTGAATACAAGAAACATTGAAGGATACCAATCAATCAATGATATGCTCAACACCAAAGCCAAGGGTCCTTGGGGCAACAAAATTTCCTTCTTGCATGTTCCTATTCCCAAATTAAAACAAAGTAGAACCTCAAATCCTTTAGAGTTTATTTGGGAAGCACATAACATAATCAAGAGAAAGAAACAATCTTTAGCTGTTCCTCTTACCGGCACACTATTGGAAATGGAGGGTAAATTCAGAGGGCAAGAG GCAGTAGCTAAACACATTTATGGGACATTATCAAATTCAAGTGCGGTTATTTCAAACTTAGTTGGACCACTACAACAAATGGCTTTAGCTAATCATCCTGTCAAAGGCTTGTATTTTACTCTCGCTGGTGGACCTGAG AGTCTTGTCATTTCAATTATGAGTTATATGGGAGTGCTAAGAGTTACCTTCAAGACCGAAAAAGATTTTATAGATGAACAAAAATTGAAGTCATGCATGCAAAGTGCATTTCAGAAGATACTCAAAGCAGCAAAGGAAATTCCTGACAAAACCAGATATTAA
- the LOC130975808 gene encoding uncharacterized protein LOC130975808 produces the protein MTNKLAFEALDRTLRDIMVSVSDRNKDLPFGGKVVVLGGDFRQVLPVIPKGSRAEIVMASINSSVIWKYCEVLRLTKNMRLAIGSEQSTAQELRSFSDWILQIGEGRCGTVVSDKLFVDIPSDLIIPVLENPMEDIVNTIYPNLVQSFCDPSFFQDKAILAPTVDNVEEINNYIVDLLPGEEKIYINADSICGSDAYSDVDVDWITVEFLNQIRCSGLPNHLLKLKIGVPIILLRNIDPAGGLCNGTRLVVRDLGTNVIGADIVSGSNVGDKVFITRMNMIPSDTVIPFKFQRRQFPISLSFVMTINKSQG, from the coding sequence ATGACTAACAAATTAGCATTTGAAGCGCTTGATAGGACATTACGTGATATAATGGTTTCAGTCTCTGATAGGAATAAAGATTTACCTTTTGGTGGGAAGGTGGTCGTTCTGGGTGGTGATTTCAGGCAGGTCTTGCCAGTTATTCCAAAAGGTTCACGTGCTGAGATTGTCATGGCTTCCATAAATTCTTCTGTCATTTGGAAATATTGTGAAGTTTTGCGATTGACAAAAAATATGAGGTTAGCAATCGGATCGGAACAATCAACTGCTCAGGAGTTAAGGTCGTTTTCAGATTGGATACTTCAAATCGGTGAAGGTCGATGTGGAACAGTGGTCAGCGATAAACTTTTTGTTGATATTCCTTCTGATCTAATCATTCCTGTCTTGGAAAATCCAATGGAAGATATTGTAAATACAATCTATCCAAATTTGGTTCAGAGTTTTTGTGATCCAAGCTTTTTCCAAGATAAGGCAATACTCGCTCCGACTGTCGACAATGTTGAAGAGATAAACAATTATATAGTTGACTTATTGCCCGGTGAGGAGAAAATTTATATCAATGCTGATTCAATATGTGGTAGTGATGCCTATTCTGATGTTGATGTTGATTGGATAACTGTTGAATTCTTGAATCAGATTAGGTGTTCTGGTCTACCTAATCATTTGTTGAAGTTGAAAATAGGCGTGCCTATTATTTTGTTGAGGAATATTGATCCGGCTGGGGGTTTGTGTAATGGGACTCGACTTGTTGTGCGAGATCTAGGGACAAATGTGATCGGTGCCGATATTGTTTCTGGTAGCAATGTTGGAGATAAAGTTTTTATCACTAGAATGAATATGATTCCTAGTGATACGGTTATACCGTTTAAATTCCAACGTCGTCAATTTCCTATTTCTCTGTCGTTTGTGATGACAATCAATAAAAGCCAGGGTTAG
- the LOC130975813 gene encoding uncharacterized protein LOC130975813 — MCKLKVENTLNTFTATFELHHYLKQMASFVISVFVFCLLAISLSEALNLPTKEQQNWINHGGDIYNRRYANKEHKISRETISNLSLKWKFYAGKDITATPSIFDGILYFPSWNGEMFAVRACDGSLVWKQNLQELTGLTPTGLVAGVNWTVARATPTIADEFVIVGIYGPAVVIALKRLTGELVWQTRLDSHDSSTVTMSGTYYKGAFYVGTSSLEELKSVEECCTFRGSFSKLDICTGAILWQTYMLPDNHGKLGEYAGAAVWGSSPSIDEARNHVYIATGNLYSAPLRVEELVSSIGRV, encoded by the exons ATGTGCAAATTAAAGGTGGAAAACACTTTGAATACTTTCACGGCTACATTTGAGTTGCATCATTATTTGAAGCAAATGGCCAGCTTTGTAATCTCTGTGTTTGTTTTCTGCCTGTTAGCAATTTCATTATCCGAAGCTCTTAAC CTTCCCACAAAAGAGCAACAAAATTGGATAAACCATGGTGGAGACATATACAATAGAAGATATGCCAACAAAGAACACAAAATCAGCCGTGAAACCATTTCAAACTTAAGCCTAAAATGGAAATTCTATGCAGGGAAAGACATAACTGCAACCCCATCTATCTTTGATGGAATTCTCTATTTTCCATCATGGAATGGTGAAATGTTTGCAGTAAGAGCATGTGATGGAAGCCTTGTTTGGAAGCAAAACTTGCAAGAACTGACAGGGTTAACACCAACAGGGTTGGTTGCTGGTGTTAATTGGACAGTGGCTAGGGCAACACCAACTATAGCTGATGAATTTGTGATTGTTGGAATCTATGGTCCTGCTGTGGTTATTGCTCTCAAGAGATTAACTGGAGAGTTAGTTTGGCAGACAAGGTTGGATAGTCATGATTCAAGTACTGTGACCATGTCCGGAACTTACTATAAAGG GGCTTTTTATGTAGGTACATCCTCACTAGAAGAACTGAAAAGCGTTGAAGAATGTTGCACATTCCGGGGAAGCTTTTCAAAGCTAGATATTTGCACTGGCGCCATCTTGTGGCAAACCTACATGCTGCCAGATAACCATGGAAAACTAGGAGAGTACGCCGGAGCCGCCGTGTGGGGAAGTAGTCCTTCCATTGACGAGGCAAGGAACCATGTTTACATTGCGACTGGAAACTTGTACTCGGCGCCTTTGCGTGTTGAAGAGT TGGTATCATCAATTGGGAGGGTATGA
- the LOC130975812 gene encoding replication protein A 70 kDa DNA-binding subunit C-like, with protein sequence MPPPFDMISKMHPPREAWRMKVRVLRLWVVPSFGNHEVPNSMEMILLDEHCGKIQATVKKPLLNRFRDHIVEGQVYRMAYFSVVSNHGSYRATSHEFKLVFLHRTTVVAVDKDVIPKTCFNMFSFSELLNMIQDYDFLVDVIGLLTSVGEEKEYAKEGKIVKMIALELTSKDLTPVVVIQLAKVKFFRGQVGLQNVMYATQMLFNHDIPEVVEFRQSMIEQGVSGTQPLFIANEGKVLSLEDDFMHLTRKCTIEELQDNNQEGSFIIFGAIQGIVEDGGWWYSACVCGKGIYPQNGAYYCDFCLKHITNVTPRFKIKVTVEDHIGEGIFLLFDREASYLLKKSCADLFTELICGDTYPPIFQGLIGKKLLLKVDTKGVPHDTFYGTFRVRRICDDSTIIAMFELPNYEADDESTPKKPVVSGRTEFVGLIDGEHGKEEKTPSNDTFSDDLSAELDILLSSTEKETQDLMSHVLEAPSQNGEKLTHENHVFTSKSKRNLNPKFEEAAVDADGRGFKVAKVNGV encoded by the exons ATGCCTCCACCATTTGATATGATTTCTAAGATGCATCCTCCTAGAGAGGCTTGGAGGATGAAAGTTAGGGTTCTAAGGCTTTGGGTTGTACCCTCTTTTGGTAACCATGAGGTTCCTAACTCAATGGAGATGATTCTCCTTGATGAGCAT TGTGGAAAAATTCAAGCTACAGTCAAGAAACCACTCCTTAATAGGTTTAGGGATCATATAGTTGAAGGACAAGTTTATAGAATGGCATATTTTAGTGTTGTGTCAAATCATGGTAGTTATAGAGCAACTTCTCATGAATTCAAATTGGTTTTCCTTCACCGAACCACTGTTGTAGCTGTTGATAAAGATGTTATCCCTAAGACTTGTTTCaacatgttttctttttctgagCTGCTGAACATGATCCAAGATTATGATTTCTTAGTTG ATGTCATTGGTCTTTTAACTTCAGTCggagaagagaaagaatatgcaaaagagggaaaaattgtgaaaatgattgCATTGGAATTAACTTCAAAAGA TCTTACA CCTGTTGTAGTTATTCAACTTGCAAAAGTCAAGTTCTTTAGGg GTCAAGTAGGTCTTCAAAACGTGATGTATGCCACTCAAATGTTATTTAATCATGATATTCCTGAAGTTGTTGAATTCAGGCAGAG tatgattGAGCAAGGTGTCAGTGGTACCCAGCCACTGTTTATTGCAAATGAGGGTAAAGTTCTCTCCTTGGAAGATGATTTCATGCATTTAACTAGAAAATGCACTATTGAAGAGCTTCAAGATAACAATCAG GAGGGTTCTTTTATCATTTTTGGTGCAATCCAAGGTATTGTTGAGGATGGAGGTTGGTGGTATTCTGCTTGTGTGTGTGGAAAGGGTATCTATCCTCAAAATGGTGCCTATTACTGTGATTTTTGTTTGAAGCACATAACCAATGTCACTCCAAG atttaaaattaaagtaacaGTTGAAGATCATATTGGGGAGGGTATTTTCCTTCTCTTTGATCGTGAGGCTTCTTATTTGCTTAAGAAATCATGTGCTGACTTGTTTACTGAG CTTATATGTGGGGATACTTATCCTCCCATATTCCAAGGGCTCATTGGAAAGAAGTTGCTGCTCAAGGTTGATACCAAAGGTGTCCCACATGATACATTTTATGGGACTTTCCGAGTTAGGAGAATTTGTGATGATTCCACCATTATTGCGATGTTTGAACTTCCCAATTATGAAGCTGATGATGAGTCTACTCCAAAAAAG CCTGTTGTTTCCGGGAGGACTGAGTTTGTTGGCTTAATTGATGGTGAGCatggaaaagaagagaaaacTCCCAGCAATGATACTTTTAGTGATGATCTTTCTGCTGAACTGGATATATTGCTTAGCTCAACAGAAAAAGAAACTCAG GATCTGATGTCCCATGTTCTTGAAGCACCTTCTCAAAATGGAGAGAAGCTTACCCATGAAAATCATGTTTTCACCTCCAAGAGTAAGAGGAATTTGAATCCTAAATTTGAAGAGGCTGCTGTTGATGCAGATGGGCGTGGGTTCAAGGTTGCCAAGGTTAATGGAGTTTGA
- the LOC130975811 gene encoding uncharacterized protein LOC130975811 has product MYSSPSCDEVAALIVGDFDSSDHGRDIIVRSTGGRLQRIYETHVLYWPLQYPLLFPYGENGYQLNIGYRGQQLGYVPGRRTRVSLREFICFRLQIREHEDGIIHKCRRLFQQSVVDCFTMIESQRLYEIRMKQSTIRGEVLQGIEEAMRRGDDEASSIGTRIILPSSFTGGRRYMFNRCQDAMRFTERERIPIADRPDISCRVFHAKLKCLLSDLKEGVFFGPLNAGMYTIEFQKRGLPHAHMLLWLNGESNLQSVEIVNEFICAELPNPQKFPSLYNVVTKYMIHGLCGRLRPSSPCMKDGKCSKFYPKRFVDQTSFDEDGYPIYRRRNMGVTVKINDVDIDNRFVVPYNPLLLMKYQAHINLEFCNKSNVIKYLFKYVNKGPDRVTATVGERYDVGESSQVVDEIKQYYDCRYLSPSESMWRIFAYDIHQRWPSVQRLTFHLPNQQHVVFDDADITTHIYLRNKDLLTMFTSWMMANRRFSEGRSLTYVEYPGKFVYCLRIREWKPRQRGFSIGRLSFAHPSSGKLFYMRMLLNVQRGCTSFRSIRTVNGVTYDTFQEACSAMGFLIDDKEYVSAIKEVAELASAAQLTRLFVMLLLSGSMGRPLSVWEQT; this is encoded by the exons ATGTACAGCTCTCCCTCTTGCGATGAAGTTGCTGCTTTGATTGTTGGAGATTTTGATTCGTCGGACCATGGTCGTGACATTATTGTTCGATCTACTGGTGGTCGGTTGCAACGTATATATGAAACTCATGTTCTGTATTGGCCCTTACAGTATCCTCTGTTGTTTCCATATGGCGAGAATGGTTATCAGCTGAACATTGGTTATCGTGGTCAACAGCTTGGATATGTTCCTGGAAGGAGAACAAGAGTTTCCCTCAGGGAATTCATATGTTTTCGTCTCCAGATTAGGGAGCATGAAGATGGAATTATTCACAAGTGTAGGCGGTTGTTTCAACAATCTGTTGTTGATTGTTTCACCATGATTGAATCTCAGAGGTTGTATGAGATTAGAATGAAGCAAAGTACAATTAGAGGAGAAGTCCTTCAAGGAATAGAGGAGGCTATGCGTCGTGGCGATGACGAGGCTTCTTCAATTGGGACACGAATCATTTTGCCTTCCTCCTTCACTGGTGGTAGACGTTATATGTTTAACCGTTGTCAGGATGCCATG CGGTTCACGGAGCGAGAGCGAATTCCGATCGCTGATCGTCCTGATATCTCTTGTCGTGTCTTTCATGCCAAGTTGAAGTGCCTCCTTAGTGATCTCAAGGAAGGTGTGTTTTTTGGTCCACTTAATGCAG gtATGTATACTATTGAGTTCCAAAAAAGAGGTCTACCACATGCACACATGTTACTCTGGCTTAACGGGGAAAGCAACTTACAAAGTGTTGAAATTGTTAATGAATTCATATGTGCCGAGCTACCCAATCCCCAGAAATTTCCATCTCTTTATAATGTCGTCACCAAGTACATGATCCATGGTCTCTGTGGTCGACTTAGACCGAGTTCTCCTTGCATGAAAGATGGTAAGTGTTCAAAATTTTATCCGAAAAGATTCGTTGACCAAACGAGCTTTGATGAAGATGGCTATCCAATATATAGACGTCGTAATATGGGTGTCACAGTGAAGATCAATGATGTTGATATCGACAATAGATTTGTTGTGCCATATAATCCACTGTTGTTAATGAAATATCAAGCTCACATAAATCTCGAGTTCTGTAACAAGTCAAACGTCATCAAGTATCTATTTAAGTATGTTAACAAGGGTCCGGATCGGGTGACCGCAACTGTTGGAGAAAGATATGATGTTGGTGAATCTTCTCAGGTGGTTGATGAGATCAAACAGTATTACGATTGTCGTTATTTGTCACCGTCTGAATCCATGTGGAGAATTTTTGCTTACGATATTCATCAAAGATGGCCGTCGGTACAGAGGTTGACTTTTCACTTGCCCAACCAGCAACATGTTGTATTCGATGATGCTGATATCACTACTCATATTTACTTGCGCAACAAAGATTTGCTGACGATGTTTACAAGTTGGATGATGGCCAACAGGCGGTTCTCGGAGGGGCGGTCTCTAACATATGTTGAATATCCAGGCAAATTTGTCTATTGTTTGAGGATCAGGGAGTGGAAGCCAAGACAGAGGGGATTCTCAATTGGAAGATTGAGTTTTGCTCATCCCTCATCTGGTAAACTTTTCTACATGCGGATGCTTTTGAATGTGCAGAGAGGTTGTACCAGCTTTCGAAGTATAAGAACCGTGAATGGTGTTACTTATGATACATTTCAAGAGGCATGTTCTGCCATGGGATTCTTGATAGATGATAAGGAGTATGTTTCTGCTATTAAGGAAGTCGCCGAGTTAGCGTCAGCTGCACAGCTAACGAGGCTTTTTGTGATGTTGCTGTTATCTGGTTCCATGGGAAGACCTCTGTCAGTTTGGGAGCAAACTTAG
- the LOC130976042 gene encoding uncharacterized protein LOC130976042 — translation MTKISVLLLCLFFFFSASGLVNGSSKPQKIGVFELKKGDLSLKVTNWGATILSLILPDKNGKLGDVILGYKSIKDYTNGTTYFGATVGRVANRIGGAQFTLNGVHYKLVANEGNNTLHGGTRGFSDVLWKVESYKRDAKNPSITFSYHSFDGEEGFPGDLIVTVSYILSRKNHLAIVMKAKALNKATPVNLANHAYWNLGGQNSGNILDEVVQIFGSKITVVDSKLIPTGKFASVKGTPYDFLKPQVVGSRINKLASTKGYDINYVLDSEKKIKLAAIVKDHKSGRVLELYTNAPGLQFYTGNYLSNLKGKGGYVYQSHAGLCLESQAFPDSVNHPNFPSTIVTPQKPYKHFMLFKFSTY, via the exons ATGACCAAGATCTCTGTATTGCTCCTAtgtctcttcttcttcttctcagcTTCAGGGCTTGTCAATGGTTCTTCCAAGCCTCAAAAGATTGGGGTTTTTGAGCTCAAGAAAGGTGACCTTTCTTTGAAGGTTACCAATTGGGGTGCAACAATTTTGTCTCTCATCCTTCCTGATAAGAAtg GAAAGTTGGGTGATGTTATTCTTGGATACAAGTCAATCAAGGATTACACT AATGGTACAACTTACTTTGGTGCTACTGTTGGGCGAGTTGCAAACAGAATTGGAGGAGCTCAGTTTACTCTAAACGGAGTCCATTACAAATTAGTTGCTAATGAAGGAAACAATACACTTCATG GTGGAACCAGAGGATTCAGTGATGTTCTTTGGAAAGTGGAAAGCTACAAAAGAGATGCCAAGAACCCAAGTATTACCTTCAGTTACCATAGTTTTGATGGTGAAGAAG GATTCCCTGGTGATCTCATAGTTACTGTGAGCTACATTCTAAGTAGGAAAAACCATTTGGCCATAGTGATGAAAGCAAAAGCATTAAACAAAGCCACCCCAGTGAACTTAGCCAACCATGCTTATTGGAACCTAGGAGGTCAAAACAGTGGCAACATTCTTGACGAGGTTGTCCAAATCTTTGGTTCAAAGATCACAGTTGTTGATAGCAAACTCATTCCCACAGGAAAATTTGCTTCAGTGAAAGGAACACCCTATGATTTTCTCAAGCCACAAGTTGTTGGAAGCAGGATTAACAAGCTAGCCTCAACAAAAGGCTATGACATCAACTATGTTCTTGATAGTGAGAAGAAAATCAAGCTAGCAGCAATAGTTAAGGATCATAAATCAGGCAGGGTGTTGGAACTTTACACAAATGCCCCTGGTTTGCAGTTTTATACCGGGAACTACCTTAGTAATTTGAAGGGTAAAGGTGGATATGTGTATCAATCTCATGCTGGATTGTGTTTGGAGAGTCAAGCTTTTCCTGATTCAgtgaatcacccaaatttcccTTCAACTATTGTCACCCCTCAAAAGCCTTACAAGCATTTTATGCTCTTTAAATTTTCCACATATTAG
- the LOC130975810 gene encoding uncharacterized protein LOC130975810: MSQNELQTFCLLEIERLLQSNGKSLRNYAGMPVPNNSLVSQFSNLMLLRELQYDTVSLSHEHDANILKLNEEQRVVYDKIVDCVSNKRDGFFFVYGGIASLLLPGYKTAHSMFNIPVDLTEDTVCRIKKDSPKAEVFRLADLII, translated from the exons ATGAGTCAGAACGAGTTACAAACGTTTTGTTTGTTGGAGATTGAGAGACTATTGCAGAGTAATGGGAAATCATTGAGAAATTATGCTGGGATGCCGGTTCCTAATAACTCTTTAGTCTCTCAATTTAGCAATTTGATGCTGCTGCGTGAGTTGCAGTATGATACTGTTTCTTTGTCTCATGAGCACGATGCAAATATCTTAAAGTTAAATGAAGAACAGAGGGTGGTCTACGATAAAATTGTTGACTGTGTTTCGAATAAGAGGGATGGATTCTTTTTTGTGTACGG TGGTATTGCTTCTCTGTTGTTACCTGGTTATAAGACGGCGCATTCTATGTTCAATATTCCTGTTGACCTGACTGAAGACACTGTTTGCCGGATTAAGAAGGACAGTCCAAAAGCTGAGGTATTTCGATTGGCTGATTTGATTATTTAG
- the LOC130975814 gene encoding uncharacterized protein LOC130975814: MITIHVKGRKEDIVVAVQKSGFAWALHRDNGTIIWSTEAGPGGLSGGGYWGAATDTKIVYTNIANSDAKNFTLKPSNKTTTSGGWVAMDANSGTILWSVENPSNATASGPVSVANGIVFAGSTNRKGPIYAIDTKRGEIVWSYETGATVFGGMSISDGCIYFGNGYKVGIGLYLGNFTSGTFLYAFCVKVK; this comes from the exons atgatcaccATTCATGTAAAGGGAAGAAAGGAAGATATTGTTGTTGCTGTGCAAAAGAGTGGTTTTGCTTGGGCTTTGCACCGGGACAATGGTACCATCATTTGGTCAACg GAAGCTGGGCCAGGTGGGCTTTCAGGAGGTGGATACTGGGGGGCAGCAACCGACACAAAGATAGTGTACACCAACATTGCAAACTCTGATGCCAAAAATTTCACTCTTAAACCCTCCAACAAGACCACAACTAGTGGTGGTTGGGTGGCAATGGATGCTAATAGTGGCACAATATTATGGTCAGTAGAAAACCCAAGCAATGCCACTGCTAGTGGACCTGTTAGTGTGGCTAATGGCATTGTGTTTGCTGGTTCCACAAATAGGAAGGGTCCTATTTATGCAATTGATACAAAGAGGGGTGAAATTGTTTGGTCTTATGAGACTGGTGCCACTGTTTTTGGTGGAATGTCAATTAGTGATGGATGTATATACTTTGGTAATGGGTATAAGGTTGGTATTGGATTGTATCTTGGCAACTTCACTTCTGGAACCTTTCTTTATGCATTTTGTGTCAAAGTAAAATAA